In Halictus rubicundus isolate RS-2024b chromosome 1, iyHalRubi1_principal, whole genome shotgun sequence, the sequence caactacaaaattggaaaaaaatataaaatacgtatcattacaattaatattattcttaatttatattaattagagattttgtacacaagatttacatgttagttacatatttcatataaaacaattaagctgtacgttctaatcctggttaaaaaaataatgtgcgttcagttttatgctaaaagacggaccggttctgttccaagaaagacgacacggttctgtgtcatgctaaaagactgaccggttctgtgccatgctaaaagactgaccggttctgtgccatgctaaaagactgaccggttctgtgccatgctaaagcggcgatgtcacgaaagtgggaacgccgaaaccccgggcgtgagcactctcatatcaTCTCTGTTCCTTTCTGCCTTTACCTCGTCTGTGGCATGAGTCCGATAGGACCTAACGTAGATTCAGATCAAATGAAATCGCTGAAAGGCATTCAATTTCAATTGGTTCATTAGTTGACTGCTCTGTTCCTGTAGAGGGCGCAAGAGAAACCACAAAGTGTTTCCAACGTCGGTGTTTCAGGTCTGCACCTAGTTCATGGTCGTAGATTTCCAAACCCCTCGCCATATTGAACAGCGGTGTTTCGACGCCATCTGTCGAAGGATCCGTCGAATGGCCGGGAGGGTGTAAAAATCATTCCGTGGATCGTCTTTCTATCTGCGCTCGCTTCGAATTGTCGAGCGTACTGTCGAGTACATTGGGGGATCCGCCGTGATCCGCCGCGAGTGTGTGTAATGTCGGCGAGAATGTTGACGTTTAATTCATCTCGTCGATTGCACCGTGTACGCGTCGCGCGGGACTGCCTCGAATAATGTCAATGGCTTCCTCGTAACTGGTTGCACGCGTTCTCGATAATGTTGCACGCAGCCGTGTTCGCGTAAGCTGCGAATACGGGCTACATGAGCGAACGGTCGTCGTACGCGCGAGGGCTTTGGCTCGAACTGTGACGCGCCATATTGGTTCAAGAGAATTGTTTCATAGTTAGTGAGGGGCCTTCGGTGCGatcagtttttttttgtttccccCCATTTCGCAAATGCACGCGTAATAACAGAATCCTGAGACGATGGAAGAGACGAAGATCATCTATCACATCGACGACGAGGAGACTCCGTACCTAGTGAAGCTCACCATATCACCGGAGAGGGTCACTCTGGCCGACTTCAAAAATGTCTTGAATCGGCCGAATTACAAGTATTTCTTCAAATCGATGGACGATGATTTCGGGTGAGTAGTCGATCGGCGATTAACGCATGTCTGCCCACGCAATCGAGGCTCGCGTACTCGTTCTATGGGAGCCTACGATTGTCACCATCCCGGCCACCTTATCTTTCATCTTCAGGATGAGTCAATGCCCcgcgatttaaccctttgcggtcctacGTCGAGTCCGATTCGACATCGCATTTTCAGCTAACCGCCGAGCCTCGTCATAACAATTTGTCCCTATTTCCAATCGATGCTCGTGACTCCCGATATTTTTCCTACCGTCGTCACTGTATACAGTCAATACATCATTCGGGTTTCCTCTCGCCTCCCACGCACGTTTTGTAATTTGCGAGCTGTAGAATTAAGATTAACAGCTGCTGTGTTTAGCTTCAGAGCAGCAACCTCTACGCTTGAACCGAGACACACGGTGATGTCGAGGTAGTTTGCGATTTGCGTGTTTATTTAAAAACCGGTTGTTTTGGAATCAGTACATTTTTGTACGATAATTACATACGTGTTATTGTTTCTTCTTTCCGATAAAAACACGAGGGGTTGGGGCAGTTTGTGCCAGGCGAAAAACTTGTTTTATTATATAGGGAACATGTGTAAGGAAATTTGAACTGCATGTTCTATTCGGAAAATTACAAGTAGAtaattagactccggatttttatgcaaaataaaaattgtgtgcattaattgcaaaacaCAGCAGCTACATAGACGTTTACTTATTTTTCCGAGGATTTTAATAAGTTGGACGCAATCCAGTAAGACTTTTAGATTCCTTAaatgttttcacagttttgtatttcatctactcatttttatcataaacgcataGAATCCTCAGTCTATTTATAATAAATCGCATTTTAACACATCGATATGGATATATTGGTGTAAATGCTTTATTTCGttgattaaattttgaaatgtttAAATAGAATTAAATTGTGCGACGACGGCCGGAAATGGTAAAATAAATGCGGACTAAGTGCAACGAAAATAGCTAGGACCACAAAGGGATGCACAAAGTGTCCGACAGTCACATTTTGACAATTATCTGCCTTCTCTCAGCTCCGCGTACCATTTCCCGACAGTCGATTCACATTCTACACTCGGTCCATTTAAATCCCGATATATGTGAAGCGTTTTAAACTTTCTTTACTAAAGGTGACTATACACGCTCAACATTAAACGCTCGCTGAATACTATAGATGACTACACTTTCTCGTAAAAATGTTGGATTTCCTAACCATTTTGGTTGTCTTTATCATTAACATTTGATTATTCCGACGAATATTTGTCTATAATTTATcgtataaaaatttgatttgatTTGAATAAAAACTTAATAATTCGGATAATACGAAAAATACCGGATGCTATGATCGAATCGCGGCAAAATTCAAATTTGCCTAGTACTATTCCGTAACGAAAGAGTTAAGTACTTTATGATGCACTGAGGTGTACTGGGTGTAGTCAAACAAAAAGCTTTTAGCTTGATcactgaaaaaaatttgttcagttAGGGtacatttttcaatgttttttttCTGTTAAATAAACTTAAGTAAACTCGAAAGTATTGTTTGCTTATAACAATGACCATTTGTTCTACTTCtaaatattttggaattttGATGTTATAGAAACTGAATCATCTATTTTGATTTGACTACATGTTTCTAGattcatagaaaaaaattttattaaattttaatccATGTTTCTCAGATCATCTATTaatactagaactaccgagcaataaatgcgactgacgtttATTGCTTTGTGACAGTGACAacactgtgcccattcagacttcatacaacttttattgtaatatgtgcttcaatgaagacgttcattaaaaatttccgatgaaaacatttttacaatttcagtaattgtaaaagaaaaaattaggaaccagtcattttgactggtccggtagttctagtgttaaatctgGAAGGAAGTCTTTAGGACTTCAACAATTAATCTTATTCAAAGATACATCCaactgcacaaataattcaaaTTATCTACCTCGGAATAAATTAAGTAAAGGTAAAAACTATAGAACATAATACTGTATACTTTTTcagtttcttaattaaaaaaccaaattgAAAATGAACAATGCATTTTGTATTTTAAGAAATCGAAGCAAATATaggaaattattttctaaaaatggttATGGTTTCATGATTGACTTGatacaataaaaatggtttttttttcttgacagtgttgtgaaagaagaaattgtCGATGATGATGCTCATCTTCCCTGTTTCAATGGACGGGTTGTCTCTTGGGTAAGATTTTCAATTCAAGTTattactaattaatttttttctcaagCTTATGACAATTATGTTATACGTGCAATTTATAAATGTGTGAAATGGATCTCAAACTAAGCTTTAAAGCATAAGCTTTAAAGATATTGATTTTAAAGATTATAAATACTACAGGTAATTATAAAAATCTACACAAGTTTTGCGATTATATATGTATTCACAAAACTTACAGCATGTAAACAATACAATAGTGTACTGTAGAATACAGAAACGTTAGTATTTTAATTACTTTTACgaaagtattaaccctttgactgtGTACAATGTATTAATACACCCACACAAAAGTTTTATTACGATTGAAATGCTAATTGGAATAAATACTTTAATAGGTGCATTTTGTCATCATTTACAATACTATGAAGTTCAGAATACAATATTTTACTTGGAGATACATTTATGATCTTGAAATGACCTGGAAACTAataccaaataaaaaatttagtcgtattattaattttgttaaacAACACAAACTCTATATTAGTGTTCTAAATGTAGAACAGTTAAAGGGTTGATTACTCCTGAACTGGGtatattataattaaaataaacaaatatatttaCCATCAGTTGGTGTCTGCTGAGGGCAGCAATGTGTCAGATGGTGCGTCTCAGTGCACAGATTCAGTGGCACACAGCGAGGCAAAGCATGATCGTGTTGATCATGTGACACCTGGTCACACAAATCGTGGCCCACCACCACTTTCTCATGACGACACTCTAACTGAAACTGAAAGTATTATAAGTAGTCGGCAAGGGCATCATTTACATAAAAGTTCAAGACACCATTCAGACAAGTACATTGACAAATACAAAAACAAGTACAATGGTATGTTATCTCCATTAATCTGTCCTTAATTAGTAAAGACTCTAATTATTGCTATACTGTTatactcttctctataataCGTTTGTTAGAATTGATCATCATAAAAAATCATTGTTATCTAAACATTATTCTCATTTGTTTACTAACCCAGGACTTCGTATAAATGGTCATTCGAAACACAGATCAGGCCATGGTTATGAGACTGCTTCTATTTTAAGTTCAGATTTAGAGACAACCACATTTTTAGAGTCAGATGACGATGCAAGTAGCCGTATAACATCGACAACAGGCAGACACACTAATATGAGTAGTACAGTCGACAGAGCTACATTAGGTAAATCTATACCGAAGCTCGGAAATTTTTCTCCTTTATTCGAAGAATATAGAGTCGGGCTttagaattaatttttgcatttcAATGGTAGATCGACGTAGACCACAAAGAAGACGGCGTCACAGATTACTACCTATGTCAAGAACATCATCCTTTAGCAGTATCACAGACAGTACAATGTCCTTAAATATTATAACAGTTTCATTAAATATGGACACTGTAAACTTCCTTGGGATTAGTATTGTTGGTCAAAGTAACAAGGGTGGTGACGGGGGTATCTATGTTGGTTCCATAATGAAAGGGTATGTTTCAATTTATCCACATTTACATTACAAAACAGGCTCTGTATCATAAATTACATTAGTACAGAGTACACAACAAAAATACTATAATTACATGTACAAGTAATTACTTTAACATGTTAATTTTGGAATGCACAGGGGAGCTGTTGCTTTAGACGGTCGAATAGAACCTGGCGATATGATTCTTcaagtaaacgatattaactTTGAGAACATGTCTAACGATGAGGCAGTTAGGGTACTGCGCGAAGTGGTTCAAAAACCAGGGTATGTGTGCTCTAATGATGCTTTGAATTTTATAGGAAGTGGGTAAAATAACACGGTCTATGAATCTTTCAGACCAATCAAACTAGTAGTAGCAAAGTGTTGGGATCCTAACCCAAAAGGATACTTCACAATACCACGTACAGAACCTGTACGACCTATAGATCCTGGTGCTTGGGTGGCACACACTGCTGCCATAAGGGGTGAAGGTTTCCCTCCACGCCCTCCGAGTGCCACAACTCTGACATCAACATCGAGCAGTCTTGCGAGCACTCTACCAGACACAGAAAGTAATTATTCTTTCTACAAGAACAATAATACAGGTCTCAAAGAAAGATGTTGGAAATAATAGGAGAGTAAATAATAACTTTTCCTTAGGACCACTAGAAGAGCTTCATCTCACGGTCAATACTGACATGCCCACAGTAGTAAGAGCAATGGCTCGACCTGACTCAGGGTTAGAAATCCGTGAACGTATGTGGCTTAAAATAACAATACCAAATGCGTTTATTGGCGCAGACGTGGTGGATTGGCTTAACACCCACGTGGAAGGGTTCATTGATCGTCGCG encodes:
- the Dsh gene encoding segment polarity protein dishevelled isoform X3 — translated: MEETKIIYHIDDEETPYLVKLTISPERVTLADFKNVLNRPNYKYFFKSMDDDFGVVKEEIVDDDAHLPCFNGRVVSWLVSAEGSNVSDGASQCTDSVAHSEAKHDRVDHVTPGHTNRGPPPLSHDDTLTETESIISSRQGHHLHKSSRHHSDKYIDKYKNKYNGLRINGHSKHRSGHGYETASILSSDLETTTFLESDDDASSRITSTTGRHTNMSSTVDRATLDRRRPQRRRRHRLLPMSRTSSFSSITDSTMSLNIITVSLNMDTVNFLGISIVGQSNKGGDGGIYVGSIMKGGAVALDGRIEPGDMILQVNDINFENMSNDEAVRVLREVVQKPGPIKLVVAKCWDPNPKGYFTIPRTEPVRPIDPGAWVAHTAAIRGEGFPPRPPSATTLTSTSSSLASTLPDTERPLEELHLTVNTDMPTVVRAMARPDSGLEIRERMWLKITIPNAFIGADVVDWLNTHVEGFIDRRDARKYASLMLKAGFIRHTVNKITFSEQCYYIFGDLCSAMSSMKLDCDTVGPLPPPNAWDMPYSGTYAPHSATGYSPMPFNFTNEPTVYGYHREESVHSGSGGSSAGSEHICKEPIHDLKSCSSASESELHIPSVPTMPSKNSGNGNGSNGKRSNGSRSRSSGSEQSVQTGTGSGNQQNQQDLSGLSTTMGQLFL
- the Dsh gene encoding segment polarity protein dishevelled isoform X1, which translates into the protein MEETKIIYHIDDEETPYLVKLTISPERVTLADFKNVLNRPNYKYFFKSMDDDFGVVKEEIVDDDAHLPCFNGRVVSWLVSAEGSNVSDGASQCTDSVAHSEAKHDRVDHVTPGHTNRGPPPLSHDDTLTETESIISSRQGHHLHKSSRHHSDKYIDKYKNKYNGLRINGHSKHRSGHGYETASILSSDLETTTFLESDDDASSRITSTTGRHTNMSSTVDRATLDRRRPQRRRRHRLLPMSRTSSFSSITDSTMSLNIITVSLNMDTVNFLGISIVGQSNKGGDGGIYVGSIMKGGAVALDGRIEPGDMILQVNDINFENMSNDEAVRVLREVVQKPGPIKLVVAKCWDPNPKGYFTIPRTEPVRPIDPGAWVAHTAAIRGEGFPPRPPSATTLTSTSSSLASTLPDTERPLEELHLTVNTDMPTVVRAMARPDSGLEIRERMWLKITIPNAFIGADVVDWLNTHVEGFIDRRDARKYASLMLKAGFIRHTVNKITFSEQCYYIFGDLCSAMSSMKLDCDTVGPLPPPNAWDMPYSGTYAPHSATGYSPMPFNFTNEPTVYGYHREESVHSGSGGSSAGSEHICKEPIHDLKSCSSASESELHIPSVPTMPSKNSGNGNGSNGKRSNGSRSRSSGSEQSVQTGTGSGNQQNQQDLSGSRQSFRIAMGNPCEFFVDVM
- the Dsh gene encoding segment polarity protein dishevelled isoform X2, with product MEETKIIYHIDDEETPYLVKLTISPERVTLADFKNVLNRPNYKYFFKSMDDDFGVVKEEIVDDDAHLPCFNGRVVSWLVSAEGSNVSDGASQCTDSVAHSEAKHDRVDHVTPGHTNRGPPPLSHDDTLTETESIISSRQGHHLHKSSRHHSDKYIDKYKNKYNGLRINGHSKHRSGHGYETASILSSDLETTTFLESDDDASSRITSTTGRHTNMSSTVDRATLDRRRPQRRRRHRLLPMSRTSSFSSITDSTMSLNIITVSLNMDTVNFLGISIVGQSNKGGDGGIYVGSIMKGGAVALDGRIEPGDMILQVNDINFENMSNDEAVRVLREVVQKPGPIKLVVAKCWDPNPKGYFTIPRTEPVRPIDPGAWVAHTAAIRGEGFPPRPPSATTLTSTSSSLASTLPDTERPLEELHLTVNTDMPTVVRAMARPDSGLEIRERMWLKITIPNAFIGADVVDWLNTHVEGFIDRRDARKYASLMLKAGFIRHTVNKITFSEQCYYIFGDLCSAMSSMKLDCDTVGPLPPPNAWDMPYSGTYAPHSATGYSPMPFNFTNEPTVYGYHREESVHSGSGGSSAGSEHICKEPIHDLKSCSSASESELHIPSVPTMPSKNSGNGNGSNGKRSNGSRSRSSGSEQSVQTGTGSGNQQNQQDLSDEEDILEYQFLHK
- the Dsh gene encoding segment polarity protein dishevelled isoform X4, with translation MEETKIIYHIDDEETPYLVKLTISPERVTLADFKNVLNRPNYKYFFKSMDDDFGVVKEEIVDDDAHLPCFNGRVVSWLVSAEGSNVSDGASQCTDSVAHSEAKHDRVDHVTPGHTNRGPPPLSHDDTLTETESIISSRQGHHLHKSSRHHSDKYIDKYKNKYNESDDDASSRITSTTGRHTNMSSTVDRATLDRRRPQRRRRHRLLPMSRTSSFSSITDSTMSLNIITVSLNMDTVNFLGISIVGQSNKGGDGGIYVGSIMKGGAVALDGRIEPGDMILQVNDINFENMSNDEAVRVLREVVQKPGPIKLVVAKCWDPNPKGYFTIPRTEPVRPIDPGAWVAHTAAIRGEGFPPRPPSATTLTSTSSSLASTLPDTERPLEELHLTVNTDMPTVVRAMARPDSGLEIRERMWLKITIPNAFIGADVVDWLNTHVEGFIDRRDARKYASLMLKAGFIRHTVNKITFSEQCYYIFGDLCSAMSSMKLDCDTVGPLPPPNAWDMPYSGTYAPHSATGYSPMPFNFTNEPTVYGYHREESVHSGSGGSSAGSEHICKEPIHDLKSCSSASESELHIPSVPTMPSKNSGNGNGSNGKRSNGSRSRSSGSEQSVQTGTGSGNQQNQQDLSGSRQSFRIAMGNPCEFFVDVM